One Candidatus Nitrososphaera evergladensis SR1 genomic window, AAAATAGGATATTAACATTAAACTTCCAAAAATAATAAAAGGCGGAGGGATCTGTTTGAGGTCAACTAGACTTGACCAACCCTACTGAAGCCGCCACATTCAGATTTGATAAAACAATGCTTGACCAGCTTAGGGTGGAGGCTGAACAAAAACAGATCAATCTCAACACATTGTTGAACCAGATTGTAAGATCTCACATTGAATGGCACGCAAATGCCGCGCGGGCAGGGTTTATCCCAATACGCAGGGGGGTGATCAAGAGGTTGTTTGACTTGTTGACCAAAGAGCAGATAGATGCGCTAGCGGCGGATGTCTCCAGAGGTTTGACGGATGAGACAATGATGATCATGACAAGCGAGCGTACGGAAGAGACGATTTACGAGCTCTTGGAGAGATGGATAAGAATTTCTGGCTTCAACTATCGCCACGAAATAAGCGAGGATGCCCGCATTTTTGTGATTCAGCACAACATGGGAGAGAATTGGTCTCATTACATAAGTCGGCTTATCGAGTATGCGGCATCAGAATTCACGGACATGAAACCTGAGACTCAGGTTACAGAAAACGCGCTTTTCATCAGGATTAGAAGGGTTCGGCACTAGCATAGTACACAACCAATATTTTCTTTTTTTTCAGTACATATGCACGCCCTAGCCTTTGTACAACCACCATCAGGCCAAAACTAGAAGGTGTTTAATATTTTGCCTTGCATAACTTTTTGCATGGCAGCAGACAAAGATGATGATGAAGATAATGATAGCAATAACATAATTGACATTTTGGATACGCCCGATGTGGCAGTCTGGGCCAAGGGGATCGGGAAGGGTGCAGGCGCACCCTCAGACAGGGTCAAAGAACCTTCAAAGATCGTTTCAATGATGCCTCACATCGTCAAAGCAACAACAAAAAAAGAAGGAAAAGGAGGAATGGAATTGATGATCGACCCGGCCAGCAAGAAAGACATGGCAAAAGTATCAGCAGAACATGCTTCTTTAACCGACGAGTCAGACTATGCCAGATAATAATAACAACAACAAAAAGACGGTAAAATTCCACGGCCAGGAAGTAGAGGACGTAGTCGTGCTTTATCTGCAGCAAGTGCGCGACAAGCCGGGTACAACTGCCATTGAGGAATTTGACGCAGAAAGGGACCCGCAGGTTTGCGAGACCATCAACGTTCAGGTTGTGTCAGAGTTTGTAACAATTACATTCTACAAAGATGAAAAAGCCAATTCCATCGTACGGCGAGAGCTTATCCCCACGTACAGGGTGGAACACATCTGGGTCAGGGATTTGCAGATCTAACGAGCAAAAAGACACCTGGCAAAATTTTTCAGGGCAAAAGGGTTTTTACGTATCTTGCGTATTATCACATTTCCCCTTCTTCTTCCTCTTCTTCGTCAAGGTCAAATTGCTCGGCATCCTGCAGCTCGTCGTTTTCCTCTTTCATTTCCTCCCTTTCAGCTTCTTTGTTGCTGCTCATATATAGCGTAGAGACGCAGAGCAAGTAATTACGCAATTCGGAAGATGATGCTGCAAATTTGCAGTACAAGTTTTTTCAAGACTTTTTTTGTTGTTGTTGTTGCCTTTCATTACCCTCTCCTCTATGCTGCCGCAAGCTTGTTTTGCATTTGCCTGAGTCTGGCGGTCCAGCTGACAAGAGCCGACATGAGCTCCCTTATCCTTTCCCGCGTCTCGTCGTCGACCAGATTTCCCTGCGCGTCAAATTTGCGTGCAGCGTTTGCGATCATTACCTCCGGCCTGTTAAGGGCGTACATGTTGAGAAAGACAAACATCTGCCTCAAGTGGTATTGCGCGCGAGCCGTGCCGAGCATTCCCACGGAAGCGCCCATTATGGCTGCCGGCTTGCCCTCCCACGCACTGTCGCCGTGCGGCCTTGACCCCCAGTCAATAGCGTTCTTCAAGACACCAGAGACAGAATAGTTGTACTCGGGCGTGACAAAAAGGACGGCGTCAGCCGACCGCACCTTGCTTTTCAGCTCCGACACTGCTTGCGGCGGCTGCATTTCGATGTCTTGGTTAAAGGGCGGTATGCCATCAAGCTCGAAAATCTCTAGACGCGCATTGCCAGGAAGGAGCTTTTGCGCGGCCCTGAGCGCGGCGCGGTTGTACGAGCCTCTTCGGAGGCTGCCTGCTATCCCTAGTATTTTCACGCTGTTATTATTATAATTGTCATTATTCATATGAGACATTCTCTATGTACGCCGTCAAATTATTAATGAGTTAGACTGGGCTTGCCCATCTGGCCAAGTATGTCTGCGATTGCAATGCGTATTGCAGAGATGCCGGTGCGGAAAGGATGAGCGCCCGAGCCCGTATTTGTGACGGGATTTACCCACTCGTAAAATGCCCGTTTGTTTGACTGGCAGTCGTTTGAGGCAAGCATGGAAAGAAGCTCATGGCACTCGTGCACTCTTGAAAACCTGCTTCTTGCAAGCATCTCTATGCCAGTCGTCCACGGCCAGAAGGTATGGTTGTGGTACTGGTTTGGATTTAGGATCCAAGGGCCAGTCCTTTCCAGCGCCGACTCTGTC contains:
- a CDS encoding NADPH-dependent FMN reductase, which gives rise to MNNDNYNNNSVKILGIAGSLRRGSYNRAALRAAQKLLPGNARLEIFELDGIPPFNQDIEMQPPQAVSELKSKVRSADAVLFVTPEYNYSVSGVLKNAIDWGSRPHGDSAWEGKPAAIMGASVGMLGTARAQYHLRQMFVFLNMYALNRPEVMIANAARKFDAQGNLVDDETRERIRELMSALVSWTARLRQMQNKLAAA